In one Oryza glaberrima chromosome 2, OglaRS2, whole genome shotgun sequence genomic region, the following are encoded:
- the LOC127763832 gene encoding phytosulfokine receptor 1-like: protein MVCSLMMQLTTTWPWRFFFCLFFHLLFLFPTNSLNQSYCDPGDASALLGFMQGLSGSGSGWTVPNATSETANCCAWLGVKCNDGGRVIGLDLQGMKLRGELAVSLGQLDQLQWLNLSSNNLHGAVPATLVQLQRLQRLDLSDNEFSGEFPTNVSLPVIEVFNISLNSFKEQHPTLHGSTLLAMFDAGYNMFTGHIDTSICDPNGVIRVLRFTSNLLSGEFPAGFGNCTKLEELYVDLNSITGSLPDDLFRLSSLRDLSLQENQLSGRMTPRFGNMSSLSKLDISFNSFSGYLPNVFGSLGKLEYFSAQSNLFRGPLPSSLSHSPSLKMLYLRNNSFHGQIDLNCSAMSQLSSLDLGTNKFIGTIDALSDCHHLRSLNLATNNLTGEIPNGFRNLQFLTYISLSNNSFTNVSSALSVLQGCPSLTSLVLTKNFNDGKALPMTGIDGFHNIQVFVIANSHLSGSVPSWVANFAQLKVLDLSWNKLSGNIPAWIGNLEHLFYLDLSNNTLSGGIPNSLTSMKGLLTCNSSQQSTETDYFPFFIKKNRTGKGLRYNQVSSFPPSLILSHNMLIGPILPGFGNLKNLHVLDLSNNHISGMIPDELSGMSSLESLDLSHNNLTGSIPSSLTKLNFLSSFSVAFNNLTGAIPLGGQFSTFTGSAYEGNPKLCGIRSGLALCQSSHAPTMSVKKNGKNKGVILGIAIGIALGAAFVLSVAVVLVLKSSFRRQDYIVKAVADTTEALELAPASLVLLFQNKDDGKAMTIGDILKSTNNFDQANIIGCGGFGLVYKATLPDGATIAIKRLSGDFGQMEREFKAEVETLSKAQHPNLVLLQGYCRIGNDRLLIYSYMENGSLDHWLHEKPDGPSRLSWQTRLQIAKGAARGLAYLHLSCQPHILHRDIKSSNILLDEDFEAHLADFGLARLICPYDTHVTTDLVGTLGYIPPEYGQSSVANFKGDVYSFGIVLLELLTGKRPVDMCKPKGARELVSWVLHMKEKNCEAEVLDRAMYDKKFEMQMVQMIDIACLCISESPKLRPLTHELVLWLDNIGGSTEATK from the coding sequence atgGTGTGTTCCTTGATGATGCAACTCACCACCACATGGCCATGGCGTTTCTTTTTCTGCTTGTTTTTCCATCTGCTGTTCCTCTTCCCAACCAACTCCTTGAATCAAAGCTACTGTGACCCTGGTGATGCTAGTGCACTGCTGGGCTTCATGCAAGGTCTCAGCGGAAGCGGCAGCGGCTGGACGGTCCCAAATGCCACTTCTGAAACAGCCAATTGCTGTGCTTGGCTTGGAGTCAAGTGCAACGATGGTGGCCGGGTCATCGGGCTGGACCTCCAAGGCATGAAGCTAAGGGGCGAGCTGGCAGTCTCGCTCGGGCAGCTGGACCAGCTCCAGTGGCTCAACCTGTCCAGCAACAACCTCCATGGTGCCGTCCCGGCAACCCTGGTCCAGCTCCAGAGGCTACAACGTCTTGATCTTAGCGACAATGAGTTCTCTGGTGAATTCCCGACCAACGTGTCTCTCCCAGTGATTGAGGTCTTCAATATATCCCTCAACTCATTCAAAGAACAGCATCCCACGCTCCATGGTTCAACGCTCCTTGCCATGTTTGATGCGGGGTACAACATGTTCACAGGGCACATTGATACCAGCATCTGCGATCCAAATGGAGTGATCCGTGTTCTCCGGTTCACGTCGAATCTCCTATCTGGGGAGTTCCCAGCAGGGTTTGGGAACTGCACAAAGCTCGAGGAGCTATATGTTGATCTAAATAGCATCACTGGGAGCTTGCCAGATGATCTTTTCAGGCTGTCTTCGCTGAGGGACCTGTCTCTGCAGGAGAATCAGCTCTCTGGTAGGATGACACCAAGGTTTGGTAATATGTCTAGCCTTTCTAAGCTGGACATATCTTTCAATTCATTCTCTGGATACCTTCCAAATGTTTTTGGTAGCCTTGGCAAGCTTGAGTATTTCTCTGCACAGTCTAACTTATTCAGGGGTCCGTTGCCTTCATCACTGTCCCATTCACCATCACTGAAGATGTTGTACCTGAGAAACAATTCATTCCATGGACAGATCGATCTCAATTGCTCGGCAATGTCACAACTGAGCTCACTTGATCTTGGCACAAATAAGTTCATCGGCACAATAGATGCTTTGTCAGATTGCCATCATCTGAGAAGCCTGAATCTTGCCACAAACAACCTCACTGGTGAAATCCCTAATGGTTTCAGGAATCTTCAGTTTCTAACCTATATCTCACTTTCAAACAATAGCTTCACAAATGTGTCCTCAGCATTATCTGTCCTTCAAGGCTGCCCAAGCCTAACAAGCCTCGTGCTGACAAAGAATTTCAATGATGGGAAGGCCTTGCCGATGACTGGAATAGATGGTTTTCATAACATCCAAGTGTTTGTCATTGCTAATAGCCATCTTTCAGGATCAGTACCTTCATGGGTAGCAAACTTCGCACAATTGAAAGTGCTGGATTTGTCATGGAATAAATTGTCTGGGAACATCCCTGCATGGATTGGCAATCTCGagcatttgttttatttggatCTTTCTAATAATACACTGTCTGGAGGAATTCCGAACAGTCTAACAAGCATGAAGGGCCTTCTTACATGCAACAGCTCACAGCAATCCACAGAAACTGACTATTTTCCTTTCTTCATTAAAAAGAACAGGACAGGCAAAGGGCTACGGTACAATCAGGTTAGCAGTTTCCCGCCCTCCCTAATTCTCAGCCACAACATGCTCATAGGTCCCATATTGCCAGGCTTTGGGAACCTTAAGAACCTGCATGTCTTGGACCTCAGTAACAACCATATTTCTGGTATGATTCCTGATGAGCTATCAGGCATGTCGAGCTTGGAATCCTTGGATTTGTCACATAATAATCTTACTGGAAGCATTCCTTCTTCATTAACAAAGCTGAATTTTCTATCGAGCTTCAGTGTGGCATTCAATAATCTAACTGGTGCAATTCCATTAGGAGGGCAATTCTCAACATTCACAGGTTCTGCTTATGAGGGGAACCCCAAACTCTGTGGCATCCGCTCTGGCTTAGCACTATGCCAGTCATCTCATGCTCCTACCATGTCTGTAAAGAAGAATGGAAAGAACAAGGGTGTCATATTAGGAATAGCTATTGGCATTGCACTTGGAGCAGCATTTGTGTTGTCTGTTGCTGTTGTACTTGTGTTGAAGAGTAGCTTCAGAAGGCAGGACTATATAGTTAAGGCTGTTGCAGATACAACTGAAGCTCTCGAGTTAGCACCAGCTTCATTGGTTCTTTTGTTTCAGAACAAGGATGACGGCAAGGCAATGACTATTGGTGACATATTGAAATCTACAAACAACTTTGATCAGGCAAACATCATTGGTTGTGGTGGCTTTGGTCTAGTGTACAAGGCAACACTACCAGATGGAGCAACGATTGCCATCAAAAGACTGTCAGGCGATTTTGGCCAGATGGAGCGTGAGTTCAAAGCCGAGGTGGAGACTTTATCAAAAGCTCAACATCCTAATCTTGTACTTCTGCAAGGTTATTGCAGGATTGGCAATGATAGGCTACTGATCTACTCTTACATGGAGAATGGTAGCCTAGACCATTGGCTTCATGAAAAGCCTGATGGTCCATCTAGATTAAGTTGGCAAACAAGGCTTCAGATAGCAAAAGGAGCAGCGAGAGGTTTAGCGTACCTGCACTTGTCATGCCAACCCCATATACTCCACCGTGATATCAAGTCAAGCAACATACTTTTAGATGAGGATTTCGAAGCTCATTTGGCTGATTTTGGGCTTGCTCGGCTTATTTGTCCCTATGATACACATGTAACAACTGATCTAGTTGGCACACTAGGCTACATCCCCCCTGAGTATGGCCAGTCTTCAGTAGCCAATTTCAAAGGTGATGTTTATAGTTTTGGCATTGTTCTTTTAGAGTTATTAACTGGAAAGAGGCCTGTAGATATGTGCAAGCCAAAGGGAGCTCGGGAGTTGGTCTCATGGGTTTTgcatatgaaagaaaaaaactgtGAAGCTGAAGTATTGGACCGTGCAATGTATGACAAGAAGTTTGAGATGCAAATGGTGCAGATGATCGATATTGCCTGTTTGTGCATAAGTGAGTCACCAAAACTGAGGCCTCTAACTCATGAACTTGTACTATGGCTTGACAACATTGGTGGTAGCACTGAAGCGACAAAGTGA
- the LOC127763628 gene encoding uncharacterized protein LOC127763628 — protein MARSTRSAATEQAYSRFAPTAASSRGRGVGGGNGFDEFDESDIWGSFEPAAEVAESPRAARHQVPAARPPGRKAAAAASKPAAHGSLPVNIPDWSKILGDEYRGHHAGDWEADDVDDDDIDAASAVAVLPPHELAWRRRAASLSVHEDGMGIGRTLKVRDAVWKKTGFQA, from the coding sequence atggcgaggagcacgcggtcggcggcgacggagcaaGCGTACAGCCGGTtcgcgccgacggcggcgtcgtcgcgcgGCCGTGGCGTAGGTGGCGGCAACGGTTTCGACGAGTTCGACGAGTCGGACATCTGGGGATCGTTCGAGCCGGCCGCGGAGGTAGCCGAGTCACCCCGGGCGGCACGTCATCAGGTgccggccgcccggccgccggggcggaaggcggcggcggcggcgtcgaagcCGGCGGCGCACGGGTCGCTGCCGGTGAACATACCGGACTGGTCCAAGATCCTGGGCGACGAGTACAGGGGGCACCACGCCGGCGACTGGGAGGCGGACgacgtggacgacgacgacatcgacGCGGCGTCGGCCGTGGCGGTGCTGCCGCCGCACGAGCtggcgtggcgccgccgcgccgcgtcgctgTCGGTGCACGAGGACGGGATGGGGATCGGCCGGACGCTCAAGGTCCGCGACGCGGTGTGGAAGAAGACCGGGTTCCAGGCCTGA
- the LOC127763833 gene encoding probable aquaporin PIP2-2, which translates to MAKDIEASAPEGGEFSAKDYTDPPPAPLIDVEELTKWSLYRAVIAEFIATLLFLYITVATVIGYKHQSDATVNTTDAACSGVGILGIAWAFGGMIFILVYCTAGISGGHINPAVTFGLFLARKVSLIRAVLYIIAQCLGAICGVGLVKGFQSSYYARYGGGANELSDGYSKGTGLGAEIIGTFVLVYTVFSATDPKRNARDSHIPVLAPLPIGFAVFMVHLATIPITGTGINPARSLGAAVIYNKDKAWDDQWIFWVGPLIGAAIAAAYHQYVLRASAAKLGSYRSNA; encoded by the exons ATGGCGAAAGACATTGAGGCGTCAGCGCCGGAGGGCGGCGAGTTCTCGGCGAAGGACTACAccgacccgccgccggcgccgctgatCGACGTGGAGGAGCTGACCAAGTGGTCGCTGTACCGCGCGGTGATCGCGGAGTTCATCGCGACGCTCCTCTTCCTGTACATCACGGTGGCCACCGTGATCGGGTACAAGCACCAGTCGGACGCCACCGTCAACACCACCGACGCCGCCTGCAGCGGCGTCGGCATCCTCGGCATCGCCTGGGCCTTCGGCGGCATGATCTTCATCCTCGTCTACTGCACCGCCGGCATCTCAG GTGGGCACATCAACCCGGCGGTGACGTTCGGGCTGTTCCTGGCGAGGAAGGTGTCGCTGATCAGGGCGGTTCTGTACATCATCGCGCAGTGCCTGGGCGCCATCTGCGGCGTGGGGCTCGTCAAGGGGTTCCAGAGCTCGTACTACGCGCGGTACGGCGGCGGAGCCAACGAGCTCAGCGACGGCTACTCCAAGGGCACCGGCCTCGGCGCGGAGATCATCGGCACCTTCGTGCTCGTCTACACCGTCTTCTCCGCCACCGACCCCAAGCGCAACGCCCGCGACTCCCACATCCCG GTGTTGGCTCCTCTCCCAATTGGATTTGCGGTGTTCATGGTCCATCTGGCCACCATCCCCATCACCGGCACCGGCATTAACCCGGCGAGGAGCTTGGGAGCCGCGGTTATCTACAACAAGGACAAGGCCTGGGATGACCAA TGGATCTTCTGGGTGGGCCCCCTGatcggcgccgccatcgccgccgcctaccACCAGTACGTGCTGAGGGCCAGCGCCGCCAAGCTCGGGTCCTACCGGAGCAACGcctga